From the genome of Nocardia mangyaensis:
TCTCAGCGAGTGCCATATCGTCGTCGACGACCAGAATCTTGGGCTTCATAGTCCTATGTTGTCATCTCCCAGGCCAGGATCGGGCCGCCACGCCATTAATGGTGCGAACCCGTCGCGTATCCAACCTCATCCGGCATGAATTTCCGTACAGAGGGTGAGTAGCGCTGGTCTATCGTCATCGGATCGGTATGTCCACCACCGGCCGAACCAGTCGCGGTCGGCCAGCTCACGATAGACCTCCCCCGTGCGCCGCTGCAGACCGCCGTCCCGTTCGTAGGCATCCAGCGCTCGCGTACCGTCGAGTTCGCCACGGCGCCGGGCACGTTCGGCCGCGACCTCGGCGGGAATGTCGAGCAGCACGGTCAGCTCCGGGACGGGCAGGGCGAGCCTGCCGAATTCCAGATCACCCACCCAGGAGACGATTTCGCCGTCGGCATCCTGTTCGGCCCGCGCCGCCGAGTACGCGGCATTGGAGGCCACCCAGCGGTCCAGGATCACGATGTCGTTGGCGTCCAACGAATTCGACAGCTCGGCCGCGGCGTCGGCCCGGTCGAGGGCGAACATGATCGCCATGGCGTTGATCGAAGCGGCCAGGTCGCCGTGGGCGCCGCGCAGCGCTTCCGCCGCGAGATCGGCGTGGATCGAATGCCCGTATTGCGGAAAGGCCAGGCTGTCGGCCCGCAGCCCTTTGCCCGACAGTTCGGCGATCACCCCGTCGATCAGCGTCCGTTTACCGGCACCGTCGAGGCCTTCCACCGCAATCAACACGCCCATATCGCGTGAGGCTACCGGCGCGTGTCACGCGGTGTCGGCCCACCCCCCAAGCAATACCGGTCCGGTCGGGTAGAGCGCC
Proteins encoded in this window:
- a CDS encoding dTMP kinase, with the translated sequence MGVLIAVEGLDGAGKRTLIDGVIAELSGKGLRADSLAFPQYGHSIHADLAAEALRGAHGDLAASINAMAIMFALDRADAAAELSNSLDANDIVILDRWVASNAAYSAARAEQDADGEIVSWVGDLEFGRLALPVPELTVLLDIPAEVAAERARRRGELDGTRALDAYERDGGLQRRTGEVYRELADRDWFGRWWTYRSDDDRPALLTLCTEIHAG